A window from Hymenobacter volaticus encodes these proteins:
- the metF gene encoding methylenetetrahydrofolate reductase [NAD(P)H], which yields MKVTDHITRANGKTLFSFEVLPPRKGENIQNLFSNIEPLMEFKPPFIDVTYHREEYVYRQHPNGFLEKKTVRKRPGTVGICAAIKNRFDVDTVPHLICGGFSKEETENALIDLHFLGIDSVLALRGDPIKSEGTFKPHPDGHAFASDLIGQVKSLNHGEYLDEKQDDTWATNFCIGTAGYPEKHFEAPNYGADIRYLRHKVDRGADYIVTQMFFDNEQFFKFEKSCREAGITVPIIPGLKPLTTKSQLTMLPRTFFLNLPEPLVEAISQCRDNDAARQVGIEWCINQSKELMAHGVPSLHYYSMGKSEAIRRVAQELF from the coding sequence ATGAAAGTAACCGACCATATCACTCGCGCCAACGGCAAAACCCTGTTTTCTTTCGAGGTATTGCCGCCGCGCAAGGGCGAAAACATCCAGAACCTATTCAGCAATATCGAGCCGCTGATGGAGTTCAAACCCCCGTTCATTGACGTAACGTATCACCGCGAGGAATATGTGTACCGGCAGCATCCGAACGGGTTTTTGGAGAAGAAAACGGTGCGTAAGCGCCCGGGTACGGTAGGCATTTGCGCGGCCATCAAAAACCGCTTCGATGTTGATACGGTGCCTCACCTTATCTGCGGCGGCTTCTCGAAAGAAGAAACCGAAAACGCCCTCATCGACCTGCACTTCCTTGGTATCGATTCGGTACTAGCCTTGCGCGGCGACCCAATCAAATCGGAGGGCACGTTCAAGCCGCACCCCGATGGGCACGCCTTCGCCAGTGACCTGATAGGGCAGGTGAAGTCGCTGAACCACGGCGAGTACTTGGATGAGAAGCAGGACGACACTTGGGCTACCAATTTCTGCATCGGCACCGCTGGCTACCCCGAAAAGCACTTCGAAGCGCCCAACTACGGAGCCGACATCCGCTACCTGCGCCATAAGGTAGACCGGGGCGCCGACTACATCGTCACGCAAATGTTCTTCGACAACGAGCAGTTCTTTAAGTTCGAGAAGAGCTGCCGCGAGGCCGGTATCACGGTGCCTATCATTCCGGGCCTGAAGCCCCTCACCACCAAGAGCCAACTCACCATGCTGCCGCGCACGTTCTTCCTGAACCTGCCCGAGCCGCTGGTAGAAGCCATCAGCCAATGCCGCGACAATGATGCCGCTCGGCAAGTCGGCATTGAATGGTGCATCAATCAGTCCAAGGAATTGATGGCGCATGGCGTACCGAGCTTGCACTACTACAGCATGGGCAAGTCGGAAGCAATTCGGCGGGTAGCGCAAGAACTATTCTAG
- the metH gene encoding methionine synthase, protein MKTHCPDSPLYDILQRRILVLDGAMGTMIQRHPLEEADFRGSRFANHPKPLRGNNDLLSLTRPDIIKGIHAEYFAAGADMVETNTFSGTTIAQADYGLEDIVYELNYESARLAKEAADEFTAQNPAKPRFVAGAVGPTNRTASLSPDVNRPGFRAVTFDELATAYHEQVRGLVDGGSDALLIETIFDTLNAKAALYAVQKFFDEGGRVVPVMISGTITDASGRTLSGQTVEAFWNSIRHLPLLSVGLNCALGADQLKVYVKELSRIADVHVSAYPNAGLPNAFGGYDESAQEFADVVESYLSDRLVTVVGGCCGTTPQHIAELAKLADKYEPRPLPEVAPATRLSGLEPFGITDESLFVNVGERCNVTGSRAFARLIRTGAYEQALQVARDQVEGGAQIIDVNMDEGMLDSEQAMTTFLNLIASEPDISRVPVMIDSSKWSVLEAGLKCVQGKSIVNSISLKEGEEVFKERARTVRQYGAAMVVMAFDENGQADSYEKRIEICKRSYDILVNEVGFPAEDIIFDPNILTVGTGMEEHRNYALDFIESVRWIKANLPGALTSGGVSNISFSYRGNDVVREAMHSSFLFHAIKAGLDMGIVNPSQLAVYDEVPKDLLELVEDVLLNRRPDATERLVDFAETVKQKDKVEVVADAWRSLPVQERLQHALVRGITEFIDQDTEEVRQQVNRPLEVIEGPLMSGMNVVGDLFGAGKMFLPQVVKSARVMKKAVAYLEPYLLADKQGSERQTAGKILLATVKGDVHDIGKNIVGVVLACNNFDIVDLGVMVPLERILDEAVKQEVDVIGLSGLITPSLDEMVYVAQEMERRGLKLPLLIGGATTSRLHAAVKVAPNYSGPMVHVNDASRSVGVAAGLLGSAKDEYARTVRDEYRQLREDYAGRQRDKNYLSIEAARENGFKADWETTPIVKPNFLGTQTLEDYDLAELATYIDWTPFFQTWELKGRYPRILTDENVGEAATQLFNDAQAMLKRIIDEKLLTARAVIGFWPANTVDYDTVQVFKDDSRTEVATEFFTLRQQSEKAAGVPNLAFSDFVAPLETGRADYIGGFAVTAGIGIEKHLEKFEAEHDDYSSIMMKALADRLAEAFAERLHQRVREEFWGYDPAENLSNEDLIQEKYKGVRPAPGYPGCPDHTEKITLFQLLDAENKTGIRLTENLAMYPASSVSGLYYAHPDSRYFGLGRIGADQVADIAQRKNMPLPELERWLMPNLNYDPTSVPVTAL, encoded by the coding sequence ATGAAAACCCACTGTCCCGACTCCCCGCTTTACGATATTCTGCAACGGCGCATCCTGGTGCTCGACGGCGCCATGGGCACCATGATTCAGCGGCACCCGCTGGAGGAAGCAGACTTTCGGGGGTCCCGTTTTGCCAACCACCCCAAACCATTGCGGGGCAACAACGACCTGCTCAGCCTGACCCGCCCCGATATTATCAAGGGCATTCACGCCGAGTATTTCGCCGCCGGGGCCGACATGGTGGAAACCAACACGTTTAGTGGTACCACCATCGCGCAGGCCGATTACGGACTCGAGGACATTGTGTATGAGCTGAACTATGAATCGGCGCGCCTAGCCAAGGAAGCCGCCGACGAGTTTACGGCGCAGAATCCGGCCAAGCCCCGCTTTGTGGCAGGCGCCGTTGGACCCACCAACCGTACTGCCTCCCTTTCGCCCGACGTGAACCGGCCGGGCTTTCGCGCCGTGACCTTCGATGAGCTGGCCACCGCTTACCACGAGCAGGTGCGCGGCCTTGTTGATGGCGGTTCCGATGCGCTGCTTATCGAAACCATCTTCGATACGCTCAATGCTAAAGCGGCGCTCTACGCGGTGCAGAAGTTCTTCGACGAAGGTGGCCGGGTGGTACCCGTTATGATTTCGGGCACGATTACCGACGCTTCGGGCCGCACCTTGTCGGGGCAGACAGTGGAAGCTTTCTGGAATTCTATCCGTCACTTACCGCTGCTGAGCGTGGGCCTAAACTGCGCCCTTGGTGCCGACCAGCTGAAAGTGTACGTGAAGGAGCTCAGCCGCATTGCCGACGTGCATGTTTCGGCCTACCCCAACGCGGGTCTGCCCAACGCTTTCGGCGGCTACGACGAGTCGGCACAGGAATTTGCGGACGTAGTAGAAAGTTACCTCTCCGACCGGCTTGTGACCGTGGTGGGCGGCTGCTGCGGTACCACTCCTCAGCATATAGCCGAGCTAGCCAAGCTGGCGGATAAGTACGAGCCACGCCCTCTGCCGGAGGTGGCACCCGCTACCCGCCTAAGTGGTCTAGAGCCCTTCGGCATCACCGACGAAAGCCTCTTTGTGAACGTGGGCGAGCGGTGCAATGTGACGGGTAGCCGCGCGTTTGCCCGCCTCATCCGCACGGGTGCCTACGAGCAAGCCCTACAAGTGGCTCGCGACCAAGTGGAAGGCGGTGCTCAAATTATCGACGTGAATATGGACGAAGGCATGCTTGATTCCGAGCAGGCCATGACCACCTTCCTCAACCTGATTGCCTCCGAGCCCGACATTTCACGGGTGCCGGTGATGATCGACTCCTCGAAATGGAGCGTACTCGAAGCGGGTCTGAAGTGCGTGCAAGGCAAGAGTATCGTCAACTCTATTTCGCTTAAGGAAGGCGAGGAAGTATTTAAAGAGCGTGCCCGCACGGTGCGGCAGTACGGTGCGGCCATGGTGGTGATGGCCTTCGACGAGAATGGCCAGGCCGATTCCTACGAGAAGCGCATCGAAATCTGTAAGCGCAGCTACGACATTCTGGTCAACGAAGTCGGCTTCCCCGCCGAAGACATCATCTTCGACCCCAACATCCTGACCGTGGGCACTGGCATGGAGGAACACCGCAACTATGCGCTGGACTTCATTGAATCGGTTCGTTGGATCAAAGCAAACCTGCCCGGCGCCCTCACCAGCGGCGGCGTCAGCAACATCAGCTTCTCGTACCGCGGCAACGACGTGGTGCGCGAAGCCATGCACTCATCATTTCTGTTCCACGCCATTAAAGCTGGCCTGGATATGGGCATCGTAAACCCGAGCCAGCTGGCCGTGTACGATGAAGTGCCGAAAGACCTACTGGAATTAGTGGAAGACGTGCTGCTCAACCGTCGCCCCGACGCCACCGAGCGCCTCGTTGACTTCGCCGAAACGGTGAAGCAGAAAGACAAGGTGGAAGTGGTGGCCGATGCGTGGCGCAGCCTGCCGGTGCAAGAGCGCCTACAGCACGCGCTGGTGCGTGGCATCACCGAGTTCATTGACCAAGATACTGAGGAGGTCCGCCAACAAGTAAATCGTCCGCTGGAGGTGATTGAGGGCCCGCTGATGTCCGGTATGAACGTGGTCGGTGACCTGTTTGGCGCCGGTAAGATGTTCCTGCCGCAGGTAGTGAAATCGGCGCGGGTGATGAAGAAAGCTGTGGCTTACTTGGAGCCCTACCTGCTGGCCGACAAGCAAGGGTCGGAACGCCAAACGGCGGGTAAGATCTTGCTGGCTACCGTGAAAGGTGACGTGCACGACATCGGCAAAAATATTGTGGGTGTGGTACTGGCCTGCAACAACTTCGACATTGTGGACTTGGGCGTAATGGTGCCTCTGGAAAGAATTCTGGACGAAGCCGTGAAGCAAGAAGTAGACGTTATCGGACTAAGCGGCCTGATTACGCCGAGCCTTGATGAGATGGTGTACGTGGCGCAGGAAATGGAGCGGCGCGGTTTGAAGCTGCCCCTGCTCATTGGTGGTGCTACCACTTCCCGCCTGCACGCTGCCGTGAAGGTGGCGCCCAATTATTCCGGGCCGATGGTGCACGTGAACGATGCGTCGCGCAGTGTGGGAGTTGCTGCTGGTTTGCTCGGTTCTGCCAAAGACGAATACGCTCGCACTGTGCGCGATGAGTACCGTCAGTTGCGGGAAGACTACGCCGGGCGCCAGCGCGATAAGAACTACCTCAGCATCGAGGCTGCCCGCGAAAACGGCTTCAAAGCCGATTGGGAAACCACGCCTATCGTGAAGCCGAACTTCTTGGGCACTCAAACTCTGGAAGACTACGACTTGGCCGAGTTAGCCACCTACATCGACTGGACGCCTTTCTTCCAAACTTGGGAGCTGAAAGGGCGCTACCCGCGCATCCTCACCGACGAGAATGTAGGCGAAGCCGCTACCCAACTCTTCAACGATGCGCAAGCCATGCTCAAGCGCATCATCGACGAGAAATTGCTCACGGCTCGCGCCGTAATAGGTTTCTGGCCCGCCAACACGGTGGACTATGACACGGTGCAGGTGTTCAAAGACGACAGTCGTACCGAAGTAGCTACCGAGTTCTTTACACTGCGTCAGCAGAGCGAGAAAGCCGCTGGCGTGCCTAACCTAGCTTTCTCCGACTTCGTGGCGCCGCTGGAAACCGGTCGGGCCGACTACATCGGGGGCTTTGCCGTCACGGCGGGTATCGGGATTGAGAAGCACCTCGAGAAGTTCGAGGCCGAGCACGACGATTACTCTAGCATCATGATGAAGGCTCTGGCCGACCGTTTGGCCGAGGCCTTTGCCGAGCGCTTGCACCAGCGCGTGCGGGAAGAGTTCTGGGGCTACGATCCGGCCGAGAATCTTTCCAACGAAGACTTGATTCAGGAGAAGTACAAAGGAGTGCGTCCGGCGCCCGGCTACCCTGGCTGCCCCGACCACACCGAGAAAATCACGCTTTTCCAGTTGCTCGACGCGGAAAACAAAACCGGTATTCGGCTCACTGAAAACTTGGCTATGTATCCGGCCTCGTCGGTTAGCGGCTTGTATTATGCGCACCCCGATTCGCGCTATTTCGGCTTAGGCCGGATTGGAGCCGACCAGGTGGCGGATATTGCGCAGCGCAAGAACATGCCACTGCCGGAGCTAGAGCGTTGGTTGATGCCGAACCTGAATTACGACCCTACATCGGTGCCCGTAACCGCGCTGTAA
- a CDS encoding tetratricopeptide repeat protein yields MSTLDELFVRLREATTPMEIETLQSGIWQLWLTTGEHLLDKHLEAGMRALSAGNYTQAITDFTTLIELQPTYAEGWNKRATAYYLRGEYRASLADIRETLRREPRHFGALSGWASMLRTLADDRGLLRVLVRLEQLCPHWPGIQGQLHELRNRLNESEE; encoded by the coding sequence ATGTCGACTCTTGATGAGCTATTCGTGCGCCTGCGGGAAGCCACGACCCCCATGGAAATAGAAACCTTGCAGAGCGGCATCTGGCAACTCTGGCTTACCACCGGCGAGCACCTACTAGACAAACACCTGGAAGCAGGCATGCGCGCCCTGTCAGCGGGCAACTACACGCAGGCCATCACCGATTTCACTACTCTAATTGAACTGCAGCCAACTTATGCCGAAGGTTGGAACAAGCGCGCCACGGCGTATTATCTGCGTGGCGAGTACCGCGCTTCTTTAGCCGACATCCGCGAGACGTTGCGCCGGGAGCCTCGCCATTTTGGCGCGCTGTCGGGCTGGGCCAGTATGTTGCGCACCCTTGCCGACGACCGGGGCCTGCTGCGGGTGTTAGTGAGACTAGAACAGCTTTGTCCTCATTGGCCGGGCATACAAGGGCAACTCCACGAGTTGCGCAATCGATTGAACGAGTCAGAGGAGTAA